From Elaeis guineensis isolate ETL-2024a chromosome 16, EG11, whole genome shotgun sequence, a single genomic window includes:
- the LOC105059351 gene encoding probable sugar phosphate/phosphate translocator At1g12500: MVEGHGTTRRGSNPRLEADPVIDIPPTPPGDARPGVKLPGAGPSSFLFLLLPFLSHPSDAGSGAGASSSSSTVTTALIIGAWYLSNIGVLLLNKYLLSIYGYRYPIFLTTLHMLACSAYSVAAVRWLRLVPLQSVSSRRQLLKIAALSAIFCFSVVCGNTSLRYLPVSFNQAIGATTPFFTAVFSLLITCRRESAAVYLALLPVVLGIVLSSNSEPLFHLFGFLVCVGSTAGRALKSVVQGILLTSDAERLNSMNLLMYMAPMAAAMLLPLSLWSEGDVAAATAAKAADDPRLLLLLFANATVAYLVNLTNFLVTKHTSALTLQVLGNAKAAVAAIVSVLIFRNPVTVMGITGFAITIMGVVLYSEAKKRSKSHSSSSS; encoded by the coding sequence ATGGTGGAAGGGCACGGGACGACGCGGCGCGGCAGCAACCCTCGGCTGGAGGCCGATCCGGTCATCGACATCCCCCCGACCCCTCCCGGCGACGCCCGCCCCGGCGTCAAGCTCCCCGGCGCCGgcccctcctccttcctcttcctcctcctccccttcctctcccaCCCTTCAGATGCCGGCTCCGGCGCtggcgcctcctcctcctcctccaccgtcACCACCGCCCTCATCATCGGCGCCTGGTACCTCTCCAACATCGGCGTCCTTCTCTTAAACAAATACCTCCTCAGCATCTACGGCTACCGATACCCCATTTTCCTTACGACGCTCCACATGCTCGCCTGCTCCGCGTACAGCGTCGCCGCCGTCCGGTGGCTCCGCCTCGTCCCCCTCCAGTCCGTCTCCTCCCGCCGCCAGCTCCTCAAGATCGCCGCCCTCAGCGCCATCTTCTGCTTCTCCGTCGTCTGCGGCAATACTTCCCTCCGCTACCTTCCGGTCTCCTTCAACCAGGCCATCGGCGCAACGACCCCCTTCTTCACCGCTGTCTTCTCCCTTCTCATCACCTGTCGCCGCGAATCCGCCGCCGTCTACCTCGCCCTCCTCCCCGTCGTCCTCGGCATCGTCCTCTCCAGCAACAGCGAACCCCTCTTCCACCTCTTCGGTTTCCTTGTCTGCGTCGGCTCCACCGCCGGCCGAGCGCTCAAATCCGTCGTCCAGGGCATCCTCCTCACCTCCGATGCCGAGCGCCTCAACTCCATGAACCTCCTCATGTACATGGCCCCCATGGCCGCCGCCATGCTCCTCCCACTCTCCCTCTGGTCCGAGGGCGACGTAGCCGCCGCCACCGCCGCCAAGGCAGCCGACGACCCccgcctccttctcctcctcttcgCCAATGCCACCGTCGCCTACCTCGTCAACCTCACCAACTTCCTCGTCACCAAGCACACCAGCGCCCTCACCCTTCAGGTCCTCGGCAACGCCAAGGCCGCCGTCGCCGCCATCGTCTCCGTCCTCATCTTCCGCAACCCCGTCACCGTGATGGGCATCACCGGCTTCGCCATCACCATCATGGGCGTCGTCCTATACAGCGAGGCCAAGAAGAGGTCCAAGTCtcattcttcttcctcctcttaa